The following are encoded together in the Juglans microcarpa x Juglans regia isolate MS1-56 chromosome 2D, Jm3101_v1.0, whole genome shotgun sequence genome:
- the LOC121250484 gene encoding ankyrin repeat-containing protein BDA1-like isoform X1 produces the protein MMDASHGNEDYTVALYEASLDGSVSTLDTLLQKDRLILHKLSLTSFTETPLHIAALLGHLQFTNALLRRKPQLVEKVDSSGRTALHLACAEGHTQVVKALLQANIDMCLVSDQEERIPLHLAAMRGHVEVIKELLIAHPHSFSRVNMYGDNVLHLCVRYNCLDALKLLVESVNDEDFVNSKDNDGNSVLHLAVMLGQTKNIKYLLSIPELKRKVNAKNRIGNMTALDVSETCHRDFKCIQIQDILKAAGVRRSKDLNSPLLPTLHDEEAQLAQSIIEEQPADLSRFRKWWRYFYLCRWVKHLQSQGNWIDETRGTLMLVATVIATVTFQSGINPPGGVWQQDSKNGDIAAGTSIFLSQNSNDTDYYYELFLYFNTTSFVAALSVLLVVISGFPLRNKFFIWFLTLTMFIAIWAMALTYFRAVDLVNPTTYFQRPRYIPIWSVVFVVAGAIHIIRLLFWIGKLFFKFKRWLIITKHPANDAIDV, from the exons ATGATGGATGCAAGTCATGGTAATGAAGATTATACAGTAGCTCTGTATGAAGCCTCACTTGATGGGTCTGTAAGCACCTTGGACACTTTGTTGCAAAAGGATAGGCTCATTCTTCACAAACTCTCACTCACATCCTTCACCGAAACCCCCTTACACATAGCAGCTTTACTTGGCCACCTCCAATTTACTAATGCTCTTCTAAGAAGAAAACCACAACTTGTGGAAAAGGTGGACTCATCAGGCCGAACTGCCCTTCACTTGGCTTGTGCAGAGGGCCACACCCAGGTTGTGAAAGCATTGTTGCAAGCCAATATCGATATGTGCTTAGTTTCTGATCAAGAGGAGAGAATTCCTCTCCACTTAGCCGCAATGAGAGGACACGTAGAAGTTATAAAAGAATTGCTTATTGCCCATCCACACTCATTCTCTCGGGTGAATATGTATGGGGACAATGTTTTACATTTGTGTGTTCGGTATAATTGTTTGGATGCTCTGAAATTATTGGTGGAGTCCGTAAATGATGAAGATTTCGTCAACTCCAAAGACAATGATGGTAACTCCGTATTGCATTTAGCTGTGATGCTCGGGCAAACGAAG AACATAAAATACTTACTTTCGATACcagaattaaaaagaaaggtCAATGCCAAAAATAGGATTGGCAACATGACAGCTTTGGATGTCTCAGAGACTTGTCATAGAGATTTCAAATGTATTCAAATCCAAGACATTCTAAAGGCAGCAGGTGTTAGAAGATCCAAGGATCTAAACTCTCCTCTACTACCAACATTACATGATGAGGAAGCACAATTAGCTCAATCCATTATTGAAGAACAGCCGGCTGATCTATCGAGGTTTAGGAAATGGTGGAGATACTTTTATTTGTGTCGATGGGTTAAACATTTGCAGAGTCAGGGCAATTGGATCGATGAGACACGTGGCACATTGATGTTGGTGGCCACTGTGATTGCAACTGTGACTTTCCAATCTGGGATCAACCCACCAGGTGGTGTTTGGCAGCAAGATTCGAAAAATGGTGATATTGCAGCAGGCACTTCAATATTTCTATCTCAGAACTCCAATGATACTGATTATTATTACGAATTATTCTTGTATTTCAATACCACCTCTTTTGTTGCAGCTCTAAGCGTTCTACTTGTGGTAATTAGTGGATTTCCTCTGAGAAACAAGTTTTTCATATGGTTTTTGACCTTAACCATGTTTATTGCAATCTGGGCAATGGCATTGACCTATTTCAGGGCAGTGGATTTGGTGAACCCGACTACCTATTTTCAACGGCCACGCTATATACCCATTTGGTCTGTAGTGTTTGTGGTTGCTGGTGCGATTCACATAATCCGCCTATTATTTTGGATAGGGAAGTTGTTCTTCAAATTCAAGCGCTGGTTAATTATTACCAAGCATCCAGCAAACGATGCCATCGACGTCTGA
- the LOC121250484 gene encoding ankyrin repeat-containing protein ITN1-like isoform X2: MMDASHGNEDYTVALYEASLDGSVSTLDTLLQKDRLILHKLSLTSFTETPLHIAALLGHLQFTNALLRRKPQLVEKVDSSGRTALHLACAEGHTQVVKALLQANIDMCLVSDQEERIPLHLAAMRGHVEVIKELLIAHPHSFSRVNMYGDNVLHLCVRYNCLDALKLLVESVNDEDFVNSKDNDGNSVLHLAVMLGQTKNIKYLLSIPELKRKVNAKNRIGNMTALDVSETCHRDFKCIQIQDILKAAGVRRSKDLNSPLLPTLHDEEAQLAQSIIEEQPADLSRFRKWWRYFYLCRWVKHLQSQGNWIDETRGTLMLVATVIATVTFQSGINPPGGVWQQDSKNGDIAAGTSIFLSQNSNDTDYYYELFLYFNTTSFVAALSVLLVVISGFPLRNKFFIWH; encoded by the exons ATGATGGATGCAAGTCATGGTAATGAAGATTATACAGTAGCTCTGTATGAAGCCTCACTTGATGGGTCTGTAAGCACCTTGGACACTTTGTTGCAAAAGGATAGGCTCATTCTTCACAAACTCTCACTCACATCCTTCACCGAAACCCCCTTACACATAGCAGCTTTACTTGGCCACCTCCAATTTACTAATGCTCTTCTAAGAAGAAAACCACAACTTGTGGAAAAGGTGGACTCATCAGGCCGAACTGCCCTTCACTTGGCTTGTGCAGAGGGCCACACCCAGGTTGTGAAAGCATTGTTGCAAGCCAATATCGATATGTGCTTAGTTTCTGATCAAGAGGAGAGAATTCCTCTCCACTTAGCCGCAATGAGAGGACACGTAGAAGTTATAAAAGAATTGCTTATTGCCCATCCACACTCATTCTCTCGGGTGAATATGTATGGGGACAATGTTTTACATTTGTGTGTTCGGTATAATTGTTTGGATGCTCTGAAATTATTGGTGGAGTCCGTAAATGATGAAGATTTCGTCAACTCCAAAGACAATGATGGTAACTCCGTATTGCATTTAGCTGTGATGCTCGGGCAAACGAAG AACATAAAATACTTACTTTCGATACcagaattaaaaagaaaggtCAATGCCAAAAATAGGATTGGCAACATGACAGCTTTGGATGTCTCAGAGACTTGTCATAGAGATTTCAAATGTATTCAAATCCAAGACATTCTAAAGGCAGCAGGTGTTAGAAGATCCAAGGATCTAAACTCTCCTCTACTACCAACATTACATGATGAGGAAGCACAATTAGCTCAATCCATTATTGAAGAACAGCCGGCTGATCTATCGAGGTTTAGGAAATGGTGGAGATACTTTTATTTGTGTCGATGGGTTAAACATTTGCAGAGTCAGGGCAATTGGATCGATGAGACACGTGGCACATTGATGTTGGTGGCCACTGTGATTGCAACTGTGACTTTCCAATCTGGGATCAACCCACCAGGTGGTGTTTGGCAGCAAGATTCGAAAAATGGTGATATTGCAGCAGGCACTTCAATATTTCTATCTCAGAACTCCAATGATACTGATTATTATTACGAATTATTCTTGTATTTCAATACCACCTCTTTTGTTGCAGCTCTAAGCGTTCTACTTGTGGTAATTAGTGGATTTCCTCTGAGAAACAAGTTTTTCATATG GCATTGA